One Gemmatimonadota bacterium DNA window includes the following coding sequences:
- a CDS encoding RNA polymerase sigma factor — protein MKLSRSAIRSRVVNTTESGASATGFEFDETYRTHNRRILALCRYLLKSVSDAEDATQEVFLRAYRNRSTMDASKSPLNWLLKTATNHCLDRLRRRNREVNFYESADPDQVGPSKVSEDTLEIMVRAEKGHQVRSAIQSLPDRYRVPLVLAYYNEFTYDEIGQALNLNRNTVATLIYRARRRLREELTGLCRP, from the coding sequence ATGAAACTATCTCGTTCCGCCATTCGTAGTAGGGTTGTGAACACGACCGAGAGCGGCGCAAGCGCAACGGGTTTCGAGTTCGACGAGACGTACCGGACGCATAATCGGCGGATTCTCGCACTTTGCAGATATCTACTGAAGTCCGTGTCCGACGCCGAGGACGCGACCCAGGAAGTCTTTCTCCGTGCATACCGGAACCGGTCCACCATGGACGCGTCGAAGTCGCCCCTTAACTGGCTGCTCAAGACCGCGACCAACCACTGTCTCGACCGGTTGCGGCGCCGAAACCGCGAGGTGAATTTCTATGAATCCGCCGATCCCGACCAGGTCGGCCCGTCGAAGGTTTCCGAGGATACGCTGGAGATCATGGTGCGGGCGGAAAAAGGACACCAGGTGCGATCGGCGATACAGTCGCTCCCGGACCGGTACCGCGTGCCGCTCGTGCTGGCCTACTACAACGAGTTCACCTACGATGAAATCGGCCAAGCGCTTAATCTGAACCGAAACACGGTGGCGACGCTGATTTACCGAGCCAGAAGACGATTGCGAGAGGAGTTGACCGGATTATGCCGACCATGA
- a CDS encoding leucyl aminopeptidase, whose amino-acid sequence MQIDVKIGRIGSEADITVIIGLFKEEQLEESDAEVMEPALHRYLQDVLALGDFKGGDQEVAVLYPLGQAPPGRIILVGLGSRDEFSLETARRASGVAVRRALKLGVSELSITVHGPGGPDGPGAPVFELRDCAQATVEGLLLGAYRYDDFKTGDEDRPGLDSVAVVTPQRAQAYEIRDGIEDGQISAEGTTLARDLSNAPGNAMTPRKLAAAARNMAGETGLKCRVLTRKDIANERMGALLAVNAGSEEPPRFIVLEHGEATDGTDTLVFIGKGITFDSGGISIKSSGGMEDMKHDMSGAAAVIGAMRSIALSKPSVHVVGLVPATENLPDGRALKPGDIITTRSGKTIEVINTDAEGRLVLADALEYAERYNPAAVVDLATLTGACVVALGHAATGMMGNDDGLQDRVRTAGETAGERVWPLPLWQDYHDQIKSHIADVKNTGGRWAGALTAGAFLAKFVERPWVHLDIAGTAYTDASKPYCPKGATGVGVRLLLQLAKDWKS is encoded by the coding sequence ATGCAAATAGACGTTAAAATCGGACGGATCGGATCGGAAGCCGACATCACCGTGATCATTGGGCTGTTCAAAGAGGAACAGCTCGAGGAGAGCGACGCCGAGGTCATGGAACCCGCGTTGCACCGGTATCTGCAGGATGTACTGGCCCTGGGAGATTTCAAGGGCGGAGACCAGGAAGTCGCGGTGCTTTATCCGCTCGGCCAGGCGCCGCCGGGCCGTATTATCCTCGTGGGACTCGGATCGCGCGATGAATTCTCCCTTGAAACGGCACGGCGCGCATCCGGCGTAGCCGTCAGAAGGGCGCTGAAACTCGGGGTATCCGAACTGTCCATAACCGTGCACGGACCGGGCGGACCAGACGGTCCCGGCGCACCGGTATTCGAGCTTAGGGATTGCGCTCAGGCCACAGTGGAAGGCCTGTTGCTTGGCGCATACCGTTACGACGACTTCAAGACCGGCGATGAAGATCGACCCGGGCTCGATTCGGTGGCCGTCGTGACACCGCAACGGGCGCAGGCCTATGAGATCAGGGACGGGATTGAAGACGGTCAGATAAGCGCCGAGGGCACAACCCTGGCACGGGACCTCTCCAACGCGCCCGGCAATGCGATGACCCCGCGCAAGCTGGCCGCCGCCGCCCGGAATATGGCCGGGGAAACCGGACTGAAATGCCGCGTCCTGACGCGGAAGGACATCGCAAACGAGCGCATGGGCGCCCTGCTCGCCGTCAATGCCGGCAGCGAGGAGCCGCCTCGATTCATCGTGCTGGAACACGGCGAAGCGACCGACGGGACGGATACACTGGTATTCATCGGCAAGGGCATCACATTCGACAGCGGCGGCATATCGATCAAATCTAGCGGCGGCATGGAGGATATGAAGCACGACATGTCCGGTGCGGCCGCCGTGATCGGCGCGATGCGGTCCATCGCCCTGTCTAAACCTTCCGTTCACGTGGTGGGACTCGTTCCGGCCACCGAAAACCTCCCGGACGGCAGGGCGCTGAAACCCGGCGACATCATCACGACCCGCTCGGGCAAGACGATCGAAGTGATCAACACCGATGCCGAAGGGCGCCTCGTACTCGCCGACGCCCTGGAGTACGCGGAGCGGTACAATCCAGCCGCGGTGGTCGATCTGGCCACGTTGACGGGGGCGTGCGTGGTCGCCCTCGGCCACGCCGCCACGGGGATGATGGGAAACGACGACGGGTTGCAGGACCGGGTCCGGACGGCCGGAGAGACCGCGGGAGAGCGGGTCTGGCCGCTTCCGCTGTGGCAGGACTACCACGACCAGATCAAGAGCCATATCGCCGACGTGAAGAACACCGGGGGACGGTGGGCCGGCGCGCTGACCGCGGGCGCGTTCCTGGCGAAGTTCGTCGAACGTCCCTGGGTGCACCTGGACATCGCGGGGACCGCGTATACGGATGCGAGCAAGCCATATTGCCCGAAAGGAGCCACAGGAGTGGGGGTGCGACTGCTGCTGCAACTGGCAAAGGACTGGAAGAGCTGA
- the nuoF gene encoding NADH-quinone oxidoreductase subunit NuoF, with amino-acid sequence MLIDDLRAIQARHGFLPEEELKSLSERKGIPLYEIHGVAGFYPHFRQEPPPSADLRVCTDLSCHLHGACDVLETLRESVRYAGLDQWEVSAISCLGQCDGAPAVSINGRSYRSMTGERLGRYVSRLAADGKIARQPVRRTIKPGFIDPYDHPLAAESLKQWVSRGDAEGLVQTIKDSGLRGMGGAGFPTGVKWDLVRKTASDVKYAICNADESEPGTFKDREILYHYPHLVVEGLILGGLAVGADRGYLFLRHEYDREREVLERTIKAFYTAGYLGDGVLDSAHSFHLEIFDSPGGYICGEETALLEAMEGKRAEPRNKPPFPGTHGLHGQPTLINNVETFAWVPAILRRGADWFRSQGVNGAVGRKYIALSGHVNRPGVYEIPLGTRVCDLIRDYGGGVAGGRDLMAFSPGGTSSGFLPASLADLPLDFKPLADAGSMLGSGAVIALAEGTDMVDLARNAVSFFRNESCGKCVPCRMGTEHLVKLLDTIMEGDARSDALEPVADVAEALELTSICGLGQAAALPLTSVLRHFPSAFASRGCQPAGLGENTGGGPDE; translated from the coding sequence ATGTTGATCGATGATCTGAGAGCAATACAGGCACGTCACGGGTTTCTGCCGGAAGAGGAATTGAAATCCCTTTCGGAACGCAAGGGCATACCGCTTTACGAAATCCATGGCGTGGCCGGTTTTTATCCGCACTTCCGGCAGGAACCGCCTCCCTCGGCCGACCTGCGCGTTTGTACCGATCTTTCTTGCCATCTCCACGGGGCCTGCGACGTGCTGGAGACCCTGCGGGAATCCGTGCGCTATGCCGGTCTGGACCAGTGGGAGGTCTCCGCGATTTCCTGTCTCGGCCAGTGCGACGGCGCGCCGGCGGTCTCGATCAACGGTCGCAGCTACCGGTCCATGACCGGGGAGCGGCTCGGCCGGTACGTTTCCCGCCTGGCCGCCGACGGGAAGATCGCTCGCCAGCCCGTCAGGCGAACGATCAAACCGGGTTTCATCGATCCCTATGATCACCCGCTGGCCGCGGAATCCCTGAAACAGTGGGTCTCGCGCGGTGATGCGGAGGGGCTGGTGCAGACCATCAAAGATAGCGGACTGCGCGGCATGGGCGGGGCCGGATTCCCGACCGGCGTCAAGTGGGACCTCGTACGTAAAACGGCCTCCGACGTCAAGTACGCGATCTGCAATGCGGATGAGAGCGAACCGGGCACGTTCAAGGACCGCGAGATCCTCTACCACTACCCCCATCTCGTCGTCGAGGGCCTGATCCTGGGCGGTCTCGCCGTAGGGGCCGATCGGGGATACCTGTTCCTGCGCCACGAATATGACCGTGAGCGCGAAGTGCTTGAAAGGACGATCAAGGCGTTCTATACGGCCGGATACCTGGGCGACGGCGTGCTGGATTCGGCGCATTCGTTTCATCTCGAGATATTCGACAGTCCGGGAGGATACATCTGCGGCGAGGAGACGGCCCTGCTCGAAGCGATGGAAGGGAAAAGGGCCGAGCCCCGCAACAAGCCGCCGTTTCCCGGCACGCACGGGCTTCACGGACAACCCACGCTGATCAACAACGTCGAGACCTTCGCGTGGGTGCCTGCCATCCTGCGGCGCGGCGCCGACTGGTTCCGGTCCCAGGGGGTAAACGGCGCAGTCGGACGCAAGTACATCGCCCTGAGCGGCCACGTCAACCGGCCCGGCGTATACGAGATTCCACTCGGAACCAGGGTCTGCGATCTCATTCGGGACTACGGGGGCGGCGTTGCCGGAGGACGCGATCTTATGGCCTTCTCTCCCGGTGGCACGTCATCGGGTTTCCTGCCGGCGTCCTTGGCGGATCTCCCCCTGGATTTCAAACCGCTCGCCGATGCCGGTTCCATGCTGGGTTCCGGGGCGGTCATCGCACTGGCCGAAGGAACGGACATGGTGGACCTCGCCCGGAACGCGGTGTCGTTCTTCCGCAACGAGTCCTGCGGCAAGTGCGTGCCCTGCCGTATGGGCACGGAACACCTGGTCAAGTTGCTGGACACGATCATGGAGGGAGATGCCCGGTCCGACGCGCTGGAACCCGTGGCGGACGTCGCCGAGGCGTTGGAGCTCACCTCGATCTGCGGCTTGGGCCAGGCCGCTGCGCTGCCCCTTACCTCGGTGCTCCGGCATTTTCCTTCCGCCTTCGCATCGCGCGGCTGTCAACCGGCTGGCCTTGGAGAAAACACCGGGGGCGGTCCGGATGAATAG
- a CDS encoding formate dehydrogenase subunit alpha → MNSRTVTLTIDGRSLTAPVGATIWEAARSAGIDIPTLCHDPKLEPVAVCRVCVVDVENARTLPAACIRQVEDGMAVRTDTDRVRRARRTLVELLESGQPHADDRRKPAEQDELARLGFQLQSDPSRFAATSPNPPTSPDLSSPVIAVDLNACILCDRCIRACDDVQVNDVIGRTGKGCDTRIAFDNGLPLGGSSCVSCGECVATCPTGALTDKRLVDTSANGSGSVANESGAAANVPEAADPNTAPEGPDATSKFPEETEPDTRQVDSICPYCGVGCGVSYHVRNGRIEGVTGRDDTHTEGRLCVKGRYGYDYTHHPQRLTKPLIRREGAYPKQPLSADFKDYRDFRRSLRSPEWNDRIREVFREAEWDEALDLAARRLLEIKNTLGPGALAGFGSAKVTNEEAYLFQKLIRVVFGTNNVDHCTRLCHASSVAALTEAIGSGAVSNAFQEVLETDVIFVIGSNTEDNHPVAASYMKQAVARGVRMIVLDPRRPTIADHATRYVRFKPGTDIALLNGLMHVILREGLQDRDFIAQRTEHFEALEPFLASYTPEMASRITGVPPSVIEEVALEYGRAERAMIFWGMGISQHVNGTDNARALISLCLMTGNIGRRGTGLHPLRGQNNVQGASDVGLIPRFYPGYQSADDPEVRKRFEDAWDTTLDPNSGLTVVEIMHGALDGSIAGMLMMGENPFLSDPNMNKVRKALQQLSFLVVQDVFLTETAEFADVILPASTAAEKRGTYVNTNRMVQIGRQAIEPPGEARLDGDILIDLANRMIRMEQVESGPQWAYDGPESVWDEIVALTPIFQGITYEAMERETVVWPLEEPVLFTGSFPRGRGRFTPVSFAPPDEMPDDAYPFVLNTGRVLEHWHTGTMTRRARALDAISPEPFVEMTPGDLERLGVEEGDPVAVSSRRGAITLKARASNRVADGNVFIPFHFKEAAANILTNDALDPDGKIPEFKFCAVAVKPVPSSD, encoded by the coding sequence ATGAATAGTCGCACCGTCACGCTGACCATCGACGGCAGAAGCCTGACCGCGCCGGTCGGCGCCACGATCTGGGAAGCGGCGCGCTCCGCCGGAATCGACATCCCCACCCTGTGCCACGATCCCAAACTCGAACCGGTCGCCGTGTGCCGTGTCTGCGTGGTCGACGTGGAGAATGCCCGCACATTGCCGGCGGCCTGTATCCGGCAGGTCGAAGATGGCATGGCCGTGCGCACGGACACGGACCGGGTGCGCAGGGCGCGCCGGACTCTCGTGGAACTGCTGGAGTCCGGGCAGCCGCACGCGGATGACCGGCGCAAGCCCGCCGAACAGGACGAACTCGCGCGCCTGGGGTTTCAACTCCAATCCGACCCGTCGCGGTTCGCCGCCACAAGCCCGAATCCGCCGACGTCGCCCGACCTTTCCTCGCCCGTCATCGCGGTGGACCTGAACGCGTGCATCCTGTGCGACCGGTGCATCCGTGCTTGCGACGACGTGCAGGTGAACGACGTCATCGGCCGAACGGGCAAGGGCTGCGATACGCGGATCGCCTTCGACAACGGCCTGCCGCTGGGCGGGTCTTCCTGCGTGTCCTGCGGTGAATGCGTGGCCACCTGTCCCACCGGCGCTCTCACCGACAAGCGACTGGTCGATACCTCGGCGAACGGGTCCGGCTCCGTGGCGAATGAATCCGGTGCCGCCGCGAACGTCCCCGAAGCAGCCGACCCCAACACCGCGCCGGAAGGCCCCGACGCCACGTCTAAATTCCCCGAAGAAACCGAGCCGGATACGCGGCAGGTCGATTCCATCTGCCCCTATTGCGGCGTGGGTTGCGGGGTCTCGTACCACGTGCGTAACGGCCGTATCGAGGGCGTCACCGGCAGGGACGATACCCATACCGAAGGCCGGCTGTGCGTCAAGGGGCGGTACGGTTACGACTACACACACCATCCCCAGCGGCTCACGAAGCCCCTGATCCGCCGGGAAGGAGCCTATCCGAAACAACCGCTGTCGGCGGATTTCAAGGACTATCGGGACTTCCGCCGTTCTCTCCGTTCGCCGGAATGGAACGACCGCATTCGGGAGGTGTTCCGCGAGGCTGAATGGGACGAGGCGCTGGACCTGGCGGCGCGCAGGCTGCTGGAGATCAAAAACACGCTGGGTCCGGGCGCGCTGGCGGGTTTCGGCTCGGCCAAGGTGACCAATGAAGAAGCCTACCTGTTCCAAAAACTGATCCGGGTGGTCTTCGGCACCAACAACGTCGACCACTGCACGCGTCTCTGCCACGCCTCGTCCGTGGCGGCCCTCACCGAGGCGATCGGCAGCGGGGCGGTCTCCAACGCCTTCCAGGAAGTCCTTGAAACCGATGTCATCTTTGTGATCGGTTCCAACACGGAAGACAACCACCCCGTCGCCGCATCCTACATGAAACAGGCCGTGGCACGAGGCGTCAGGATGATCGTGCTCGACCCCCGGCGGCCGACCATTGCCGACCACGCGACCCGGTACGTACGGTTCAAGCCCGGCACGGACATCGCGCTGCTGAACGGGCTGATGCACGTGATCCTGCGGGAGGGCCTCCAGGACCGGGATTTCATCGCGCAACGGACCGAACACTTCGAGGCCCTGGAACCCTTCCTGGCAAGCTATACGCCCGAGATGGCATCCCGGATAACGGGCGTTCCGCCTTCGGTGATCGAGGAAGTAGCCCTGGAGTACGGCCGGGCGGAGCGCGCGATGATCTTCTGGGGCATGGGCATCAGCCAGCACGTCAACGGCACGGACAATGCGAGGGCGCTGATCTCCCTCTGCCTCATGACGGGCAACATCGGCCGCCGGGGTACGGGCCTGCACCCACTTCGGGGCCAGAACAACGTGCAGGGCGCATCCGACGTGGGACTGATTCCGAGGTTTTATCCCGGCTACCAGTCCGCGGACGACCCGGAGGTGAGAAAGCGTTTCGAGGATGCTTGGGATACCACGCTCGACCCAAACTCCGGACTGACGGTCGTGGAAATCATGCATGGCGCCCTCGACGGAAGCATCGCGGGCATGCTCATGATGGGCGAGAATCCCTTCCTTTCGGACCCGAACATGAACAAGGTCAGAAAGGCCCTGCAGCAGCTCTCGTTCCTCGTCGTGCAGGACGTCTTCCTGACGGAGACCGCGGAGTTCGCCGACGTAATCCTGCCTGCCTCCACCGCGGCGGAGAAGCGGGGGACTTACGTCAACACGAACCGCATGGTGCAGATCGGCAGGCAGGCGATCGAGCCGCCCGGCGAGGCCCGCCTGGACGGGGACATCCTGATCGACCTGGCCAACCGGATGATCCGCATGGAACAGGTGGAGAGCGGCCCGCAATGGGCATACGACGGACCGGAATCGGTCTGGGATGAAATCGTCGCATTGACCCCCATATTCCAGGGCATCACCTACGAGGCGATGGAACGGGAAACCGTGGTCTGGCCCCTGGAAGAACCCGTGCTTTTCACCGGCTCCTTTCCCCGGGGCCGGGGCCGGTTCACGCCCGTATCTTTCGCCCCGCCGGACGAAATGCCGGACGACGCATACCCCTTCGTTCTGAACACCGGTCGCGTCCTGGAGCACTGGCACACGGGCACCATGACCCGCCGCGCCCGGGCCCTCGACGCCATCTCGCCGGAGCCCTTCGTCGAGATGACGCCCGGGGACCTGGAACGCCTGGGCGTCGAAGAGGGCGACCCGGTGGCCGTATCCTCCCGCCGGGGCGCTATAACCCTCAAGGCGAGGGCTTCCAACCGCGTTGCTGACGGCAACGTCTTCATCCCCTTCCACTTCAAGGAAGCCGCGGCCAACATCCTGACCAACGATGCCCTGGACCCCGACGGCAAAATCCCCGAATTCAAGTTCTGCGCGGTGGCCGTGAAGCCTGTGCCATCGAGTGATTAG
- a CDS encoding zinc ribbon domain-containing protein, producing MANGFQLVAANPTGALPAMPVFEYHCTYCDDDFEMLVMNAAASESISCPTCSADDVFRKFSTFATATSAKESAATAATPAPVPSSSCGPGCGCHH from the coding sequence ATGGCGAACGGGTTCCAGCTCGTCGCCGCAAATCCCACAGGAGCGTTACCCGCCATGCCTGTTTTCGAGTACCACTGCACATATTGTGACGATGATTTCGAAATGCTCGTAATGAACGCGGCCGCATCGGAAAGCATTTCCTGTCCCACGTGCTCAGCAGACGACGTGTTCAGGAAGTTCTCCACTTTCGCTACGGCTACATCGGCAAAAGAATCCGCGGCTACCGCGGCAACACCGGCACCTGTTCCCTCCTCGTCTTGCGGACCAGGCTGCGGATGCCATCATTAG
- a CDS encoding phosphodiesterase: MRIVQLSDPHIVPAAQQPVHGQDTLGRLQAAIDAVNRLSPAPDLVVMTGDQSNDGSEASYLTLKSTLSSLRFPCHMAMGNHDYRPVFRRIMLDESTANPAPYFYTLDRCGHRIIVLDTYDEGEVEGRLDDVQLDWLEQELSYDLPATVCMHHPPVPVGVPWMDKLILKDGGRFVRMCNAHASLRLILCGHLHYDFRIELDHATVLIAPSVGLQFRKDPVVKPDGTRVIATDEPAAFRIVDIDGPRWKTSIHQLTL; encoded by the coding sequence ATGCGCATCGTACAACTCTCCGACCCCCATATCGTTCCAGCGGCGCAACAGCCCGTACACGGCCAGGACACGCTGGGACGACTTCAGGCCGCCATAGATGCGGTTAACCGGTTGAGCCCCGCACCCGATCTGGTCGTCATGACGGGCGATCAGAGCAATGATGGGTCCGAAGCATCCTACCTGACGCTGAAAAGCACCCTTTCCAGCCTACGCTTTCCCTGTCACATGGCCATGGGCAATCACGATTACAGGCCGGTTTTCCGCCGGATCATGCTGGACGAATCCACCGCGAATCCGGCCCCGTATTTCTACACGCTGGATCGGTGCGGCCACCGGATAATCGTGCTCGATACCTACGACGAGGGGGAGGTGGAGGGAAGACTGGACGACGTTCAACTGGACTGGTTGGAACAGGAGCTTTCATACGATTTGCCGGCCACTGTGTGCATGCACCACCCGCCGGTACCGGTGGGCGTCCCGTGGATGGATAAGCTGATTCTGAAGGATGGTGGCCGGTTTGTTCGGATGTGCAACGCCCATGCATCATTGCGGCTGATTCTGTGCGGTCACCTCCACTACGACTTTCGCATCGAACTGGATCATGCGACGGTCCTTATCGCTCCTAGCGTGGGCCTGCAGTTCCGCAAGGACCCCGTGGTCAAGCCGGACGGCACCCGCGTCATCGCGACGGACGAACCCGCGGCGTTCCGCATCGTCGACATCGACGGTCCGCGCTGGAAGACCTCGATACACCAGCTCACCCTGTAA
- a CDS encoding M48 family metallopeptidase, whose protein sequence is MQVRLPPYIAESSGEHGHSRRVRNDRIRPPKTQTESEQPIATARTSKVYRLRVDDIEVEVHRKRIRHLYLRVGPPDGRLRVSAPLRIGDDSIRQVVVKRMPWVRRQQERQRQRERESARSWVSGERHYVEGIGRVLNVTTHEGPPHVGLLGDSTLEMRVRPGTGRDERADLLAAWYRERLKTSIPRLIAVWEPFMGVKVKEWRIRKMSTRWGSCSVRNGRIWLSLELAKKPMRCLEYVIVHEMAHLIEPSHNRRFWGILDRHLPDWRARRDELNRFPIMDGKD, encoded by the coding sequence TTGCAGGTCCGCCTTCCGCCCTATATTGCGGAATCGTCAGGAGAACACGGGCACTCACGGCGGGTCCGAAACGACCGGATCCGGCCGCCGAAGACTCAGACCGAAAGCGAGCAACCTATCGCCACGGCAAGGACATCAAAGGTATATCGATTGCGCGTGGACGATATCGAGGTGGAAGTCCACCGTAAGCGAATCCGGCACCTTTACCTCAGGGTTGGGCCTCCCGATGGACGCCTGAGGGTCTCCGCGCCGCTCCGCATCGGCGATGATTCGATCCGCCAGGTCGTGGTAAAACGGATGCCCTGGGTCCGGCGGCAGCAGGAAAGACAGCGCCAAAGGGAACGGGAATCCGCCCGGTCCTGGGTGTCGGGCGAGCGCCATTACGTGGAGGGCATCGGCCGCGTATTGAACGTCACCACCCACGAAGGACCGCCGCACGTCGGTCTCCTGGGCGATTCGACGCTGGAAATGCGCGTTCGTCCGGGTACCGGCCGGGATGAGCGGGCGGACCTGCTCGCCGCGTGGTACCGCGAGAGGTTGAAGACGAGCATCCCGCGCCTGATCGCGGTGTGGGAACCGTTCATGGGCGTTAAGGTGAAGGAATGGCGGATCCGTAAGATGAGCACCCGCTGGGGAAGCTGCAGCGTCCGAAACGGCCGGATCTGGCTGAGCCTGGAGCTGGCCAAGAAGCCGATGCGATGCCTCGAGTACGTGATCGTTCACGAAATGGCCCACCTGATCGAGCCCTCCCACAATCGCCGCTTCTGGGGCATCCTCGACCGGCACCTGCCCGATTGGCGCGCGCGAAGGGACGAGCTGAACCGGTTCCCGATTATGGACGGCAAGGACTGA